The following are encoded in a window of bacterium SCSIO 12643 genomic DNA:
- a CDS encoding response regulator transcription factor: MRVLIIEDENLLANELKRTLANIRQDVEIVDQVRSVQQGKEWFTRDVEIDLIISDIQLIDGTSFELFKQVNIQTPIIFTTAYDEFALKAFKLNSIDYLLKPIDENDLKSALNKYESLWSKRNNLTDDVLNNLIARKIEKSYKSNFLIKVGDQYKRVHTHDIGFFYAEGNTVYLVKKDGKKLIVDFSLEQVTNQLDPKQFFRVNRHLLLNNTCIKGIHKYFNSRLKLVIQPEYESEVLVTRSRVNDFLSWMNY; the protein is encoded by the coding sequence ATGCGAGTATTAATTATTGAAGACGAAAATTTGTTAGCGAATGAGTTGAAGCGAACATTAGCGAATATTCGTCAGGATGTAGAGATTGTTGATCAGGTTAGAAGTGTCCAACAAGGTAAAGAATGGTTTACCCGGGATGTGGAAATTGATTTAATTATTTCTGATATTCAATTAATTGATGGAACCAGTTTTGAATTATTTAAGCAGGTCAATATTCAAACTCCGATCATTTTTACCACTGCATATGATGAATTTGCTTTAAAGGCATTTAAACTTAATAGTATTGATTATTTGTTAAAGCCGATTGATGAAAATGATCTAAAGTCAGCTTTAAATAAGTACGAATCATTGTGGAGTAAAAGAAATAACCTCACTGATGATGTATTGAATAATCTGATTGCACGTAAAATTGAAAAATCATATAAATCCAATTTTTTAATTAAAGTTGGAGATCAATATAAACGGGTACATACCCACGATATAGGATTCTTTTATGCTGAGGGGAATACGGTGTATCTGGTAAAAAAGGATGGTAAAAAACTCATCGTAGATTTTTCTTTAGAGCAAGTTACGAATCAACTTGACCCAAAACAGTTTTTTAGAGTAAATAGACATTTACTACTCAATAATACGTGTATAAAGGGGATTCACAAATATTTCAATAGTAGACTAAAGTTAGTGATTCAACCTGAATATGAATCAGAAGTGTTGGTTACAAGGAGTAGGGTGAATGACTTTCTTTCCTGGATGAATTATTAA
- a CDS encoding glycosyltransferase family 9 protein translates to MTIVPNKILIIQTAFIGDVILATALIEKIRAHLPKAQIDYLVRKGNEALVQNHPHINEVIIWDKKSGKYKNLYRLLKQIRNSEYDAIVNTQRFGATGMLTALSKAKIRSGFSKNPFSIGFTHSAPHEIGDGTHEVERNQKLISFFTDDIAAKPRLYPSKEDFDTVSQYQSLPYITISPTSVWFTKQYPAYKWVELIDQIPENLNVFLLGGPDDKEVIDQLIAKCQLNIPENLAGQLSFLQSAALMKSARMNYVNDSGPLHLCSAMNAPVTSVFCSTIPDFGFTPLSDNKHVIETASKLDCRPCGLHGHKSCPENHFECANTVETRQLLSTLE, encoded by the coding sequence ATGACCATCGTCCCAAATAAAATATTGATTATTCAAACCGCCTTTATTGGTGATGTAATTTTGGCCACCGCACTTATCGAAAAGATTCGTGCGCATTTGCCAAAAGCTCAAATTGACTATTTAGTACGTAAAGGCAATGAAGCTTTAGTACAAAATCATCCGCATATTAATGAGGTCATTATTTGGGATAAAAAAAGTGGAAAGTATAAGAATTTATATCGCTTACTCAAGCAAATTCGAAACTCCGAATATGATGCGATTGTAAATACACAAAGGTTTGGTGCAACTGGAATGTTAACCGCATTATCCAAAGCCAAAATACGTTCCGGTTTTTCCAAAAATCCTTTTTCTATTGGATTTACGCATTCGGCCCCACATGAGATTGGAGATGGCACGCATGAAGTAGAGCGAAATCAAAAACTAATTTCATTTTTCACTGATGATATTGCTGCAAAACCCCGACTGTATCCTTCAAAGGAAGATTTTGATACAGTATCTCAATATCAGAGTCTACCTTATATTACGATCTCTCCTACTTCCGTATGGTTTACCAAGCAATATCCAGCTTACAAATGGGTAGAATTGATTGATCAAATTCCTGAAAATCTTAATGTATTTCTTTTAGGTGGGCCGGATGATAAAGAGGTCATTGATCAGCTTATAGCCAAATGCCAATTAAATATTCCGGAAAATCTAGCAGGACAATTATCATTTCTACAATCTGCGGCTTTGATGAAAAGTGCCAGAATGAATTATGTCAACGATTCCGGACCACTTCACCTCTGCTCTGCAATGAACGCACCGGTAACATCAGTTTTTTGTTCAACTATACCAGATTTCGGCTTTACACCGTTATCAGATAATAAACATGTTATAGAAACAGCATCAAAATTAGATTGTAGACCTTGTGGACTTCATGGACATAAAAGCTGTCCAGAGAACCATTTCGAATGCGCAAATACAGTGGAAACAAGACAATTGTTATCAACATTAGAATAA
- a CDS encoding 2,3,4,5-tetrahydropyridine-2,6-dicarboxylate N-succinyltransferase, whose product MREIIEQAWENRDMLNDQKVQDTIREVIEQIDSGKLRVAEPTEDGWQVNEWVKKAVVMYFPIQKMETIEVGPFEFHDKMKLKTGYEQKGVRVVPHAVARYGSYISSNVIMMPSYVNIGAYVDEGTMVDTWATVGSCAQIGKNVHLSGGVGIGGVLEPLQAAPVIIEDNCFIGSRCIVVEGVRVETEAVLGANVVLTMSTKIIDVSGDEPVEYRGIVPARSVVIPGTIEKEFPAGKYNVPVALIIGKRKPSTDKKTSLNDALRNFNVAV is encoded by the coding sequence ATGAGAGAAATCATTGAGCAAGCCTGGGAAAATAGAGACATGTTAAATGATCAAAAAGTGCAGGATACCATCCGTGAAGTAATCGAACAGATTGATTCAGGTAAACTGCGCGTGGCGGAGCCAACCGAAGATGGATGGCAAGTGAATGAATGGGTAAAGAAAGCTGTGGTTATGTACTTCCCTATTCAGAAAATGGAAACTATTGAAGTAGGTCCATTTGAATTCCATGATAAAATGAAATTAAAAACCGGTTACGAGCAAAAGGGAGTTCGTGTGGTTCCTCATGCTGTAGCAAGATACGGTTCTTACATTTCCAGTAATGTCATCATGATGCCTTCTTATGTAAACATTGGTGCTTATGTTGATGAAGGAACCATGGTCGATACATGGGCTACTGTAGGTTCTTGTGCACAAATTGGTAAGAATGTGCATTTATCCGGTGGTGTTGGAATTGGTGGAGTTTTAGAACCACTTCAAGCAGCACCTGTTATTATTGAAGACAATTGCTTTATTGGTTCACGTTGTATTGTTGTTGAGGGTGTTCGTGTTGAAACCGAAGCTGTTTTAGGAGCAAACGTGGTTTTGACCATGTCTACAAAAATCATAGACGTTTCTGGTGATGAACCTGTAGAATACAGAGGCATTGTTCCTGCGAGATCAGTTGTAATTCCCGGAACCATTGAAAAAGAGTTTCCGGCAGGAAAATATAATGTACCCGTAGCATTGATTATCGGTAAGCGTAAGCCAAGTACAGATAAAAAGACTTCACTTAATGATGCTTTACGTAACTTTAATGTTGCCGTTTAA
- a CDS encoding FixH family protein codes for MRFTWGHAAIAIPVTIVVVFTSVLIRSMADDKNTELVTEDYYAKEMQFQDQIDQVKNALELNTQLNWTKVEANWQLDLNGDFESTDAEGEVHFYRPSNSKLDLTIPLDLDDSGQQMISANNFERGKYQIQVKWNIDGKECYLEKNIFIH; via the coding sequence ATTGTCGTAGTATTCACTTCTGTACTAATTAGAAGTATGGCAGATGATAAGAATACCGAGTTAGTTACCGAAGATTATTATGCGAAGGAAATGCAGTTTCAAGATCAAATTGATCAGGTGAAAAATGCATTGGAGTTGAATACCCAATTAAATTGGACTAAAGTTGAAGCCAATTGGCAATTAGATTTAAATGGTGATTTTGAGTCTACAGATGCAGAAGGAGAAGTACATTTTTACAGACCTTCCAATTCAAAATTAGATTTAACGATTCCACTGGATTTGGATGATTCCGGACAACAAATGATTTCAGCAAATAATTTTGAAAGAGGGAAATATCAGATCCAGGTTAAGTGGAATATTGATGGTAAAGAATGTTATTTGGAGAAGAACATTTTTATTCATTAA
- a CDS encoding sulfite exporter TauE/SafE family protein yields the protein MIQWWAAITIGLVSSFHCLGMCGPIAFALPLNRNSLASQLFGAFAYNLGRLVTYGMLGLAFGLIGKSLIMAGVQRSLSIFAGIFMILSVVLPKISAMANIDALTFKYIGKLKSVFGRLFKKSSVESLFFIGVLNGLLPCAMVYIALAGAIAEGDMLGGMSFMMFFGLGTIPMMYTATVLGSFVTVQFRNKLQKAIPYMVFIIGVLFILRGMNLGIHYLSPHIDRVDPEITQCD from the coding sequence ATGATTCAGTGGTGGGCAGCAATAACGATTGGGTTGGTCAGTAGTTTCCATTGTTTGGGAATGTGCGGCCCTATAGCATTTGCCCTCCCATTGAATCGAAATTCACTGGCGAGCCAACTTTTTGGAGCATTTGCTTATAATTTGGGCAGATTGGTTACCTACGGTATGTTAGGATTGGCCTTTGGACTCATCGGTAAGAGTTTAATAATGGCCGGTGTGCAACGATCACTATCTATTTTTGCGGGTATATTCATGATTCTATCTGTGGTATTACCTAAGATTTCAGCTATGGCAAATATTGATGCCTTAACCTTTAAGTATATAGGGAAGTTGAAATCGGTATTTGGACGGTTGTTTAAAAAGTCGTCTGTTGAATCTTTATTTTTTATTGGTGTATTGAACGGTTTACTTCCATGTGCCATGGTTTACATAGCATTGGCCGGTGCGATTGCTGAGGGAGATATGTTAGGAGGGATGTCCTTTATGATGTTTTTTGGGTTAGGAACCATCCCCATGATGTATACGGCAACGGTTTTAGGAAGTTTCGTAACCGTGCAGTTTAGAAATAAACTTCAGAAAGCCATTCCGTATATGGTTTTTATCATTGGGGTGTTATTCATATTAAGAGGGATGAATTTGGGGATTCATTATTTAAGTCCTCATATTGACAGAGTAGACCCTGAAATCACTCAATGTGACTAG
- a CDS encoding TonB-dependent receptor, with translation MDTARKLTVNEKALAVNLDPHVYGSFSEIGAGQEVAANFFQAGGASGTIALTQSAYDKKISNAIYGEGKRFVSKQRLVRMMEHDYANITDKLSDRKDDTCFFAFADTIETLNFHKTNQGHGWMGITFQRKANTAPNQIVMHVILHDNDPLLQQKAVGRLGVNLVHGVYNKTHSIKEFLTSLMDGLSRSRVEIDMFNIIGPDFENVDNRLISLKLVKLGLTPVAMFGPDGNNVQASEILYKKNLLVLRGRFRPPTLVNVDMLLAGYRQFVKEEDVVKKDLIVLSELSLNNLLMGDDQKKERDYMDRVDILCSLGQTVIITNYQHYYKLTNYLSDVNRGRKIGVLMGVNNLEAIFNPTYYKNLKGGILESFGRLFGRNIKLLIYPATDAEDGSLHTCENVQIDKTLMHLFMYLIENNQIEDIKNCNRDLLTIFSDDVLEMIGSNKAGWEKMVPNKVARTIKSNGMFGYSSN, from the coding sequence ATGGACACCGCACGAAAACTAACAGTTAACGAAAAAGCATTAGCTGTAAACCTTGACCCTCATGTCTATGGATCATTTTCAGAAATTGGTGCAGGTCAGGAAGTTGCTGCCAATTTTTTTCAAGCCGGAGGGGCCTCCGGTACAATTGCTTTGACGCAATCGGCTTATGATAAAAAGATCTCTAATGCCATTTATGGAGAAGGTAAGCGATTTGTAAGTAAGCAACGTTTGGTGAGAATGATGGAGCATGATTATGCAAATATCACAGACAAATTGAGCGATCGTAAAGACGACACATGTTTTTTCGCATTTGCTGATACAATAGAGACTTTAAATTTCCATAAAACCAATCAGGGACACGGTTGGATGGGTATTACCTTTCAAAGAAAAGCCAATACCGCACCAAACCAAATTGTCATGCACGTCATCTTACATGATAATGATCCTTTGTTACAACAAAAGGCCGTTGGACGTCTGGGAGTAAATTTGGTTCATGGCGTATACAATAAAACACATTCCATTAAGGAGTTTTTAACCTCTCTAATGGATGGATTAAGTCGTTCTCGTGTAGAGATTGACATGTTCAATATCATTGGACCAGACTTCGAAAATGTAGACAACAGATTAATTAGTTTGAAACTGGTGAAATTGGGGTTAACCCCTGTAGCCATGTTTGGACCTGACGGGAATAACGTTCAGGCATCCGAGATTTTATATAAAAAGAACCTTTTGGTTTTACGTGGTCGTTTCCGTCCTCCTACCCTTGTAAACGTTGATATGTTATTAGCTGGATACCGACAGTTTGTAAAAGAAGAAGATGTAGTCAAAAAGGATCTTATTGTACTATCTGAGCTTTCATTGAATAATCTTTTAATGGGGGATGATCAAAAGAAAGAACGTGATTACATGGATCGTGTGGACATTTTATGTTCATTGGGACAAACTGTAATTATTACCAACTATCAGCACTATTATAAATTGACCAATTATCTATCTGATGTAAACAGAGGGCGTAAGATTGGCGTTTTGATGGGGGTGAATAATCTCGAGGCTATTTTCAATCCAACATATTATAAGAATCTAAAAGGTGGAATCCTGGAATCTTTTGGTCGCTTATTTGGCCGAAATATCAAACTATTAATCTACCCGGCTACGGATGCTGAGGATGGTAGTTTACATACATGTGAAAATGTACAGATTGATAAAACTTTGATGCACTTATTCATGTATTTGATTGAGAATAATCAAATTGAAGATATTAAGAATTGTAACCGTGATTTACTGACTATTTTCTCAGACGATGTGCTGGAAATGATTGGAAGTAATAAAGCTGGTTGGGAAAAAATGGTACCAAACAAAGTCGCCCGGACCATTAAGTCCAACGGAATGTTTGGATATTCAAGTAACTAA
- a CDS encoding SAM-dependent methyltransferase encodes MNSGTLFLIPTPISDAPMHYVIPEGNKEQLAHITHFLVEKEKPARASLKKLNLKNNIQDLKLYNIGKYSESSDYESYFAPIFNGEDMGLLSDAGCPGIADPGSDLVKLAHQFNIKVVPLVGPSSIFLALMASGLNGQNFAFHGYLPVKDKERNKRLRELEQISTKTGQTQIFIETPYRNEQMFEALKKTLRADTKLCMALDTTNSNEYIKTLDIAEWKSYQHPSFHKRPCVFLFQA; translated from the coding sequence ATGAATTCAGGTACATTGTTTTTAATTCCAACACCAATTAGTGATGCACCCATGCATTATGTGATTCCGGAAGGTAACAAAGAGCAACTGGCACATATCACTCACTTTTTAGTTGAGAAAGAAAAACCTGCAAGAGCTTCATTAAAAAAATTAAATCTTAAAAATAATATTCAAGATTTAAAGCTCTACAATATTGGAAAATACAGTGAGAGTAGTGATTATGAGTCATACTTTGCACCTATCTTCAATGGTGAAGATATGGGATTACTTTCAGATGCTGGCTGTCCTGGAATCGCTGATCCTGGATCAGATCTGGTAAAACTTGCTCATCAGTTTAATATAAAGGTGGTGCCTTTGGTAGGTCCATCTTCTATTTTCCTGGCACTAATGGCTTCCGGTTTAAATGGACAAAATTTTGCTTTTCACGGTTATTTACCTGTTAAAGATAAAGAGCGTAATAAGAGACTGAGGGAATTAGAACAGATTTCAACGAAAACCGGACAAACTCAAATATTCATCGAGACACCATATAGGAACGAACAGATGTTTGAAGCATTAAAAAAAACGCTTCGTGCAGACACAAAATTGTGCATGGCACTGGATACCACGAATTCAAATGAATATATCAAAACATTGGATATTGCAGAGTGGAAATCATATCAGCATCCATCTTTCCACAAAAGACCATGTGTCTTTTTATTTCAGGCTTAA
- a CDS encoding low molecular weight phosphotyrosine protein phosphatase gives MKSVMFVCLGNICRSPMAHGIFRDKAQKKGLKVHIESSGTSGFHVGEHADPRSISTLRSKGIDILDLRSRKFDFVDFKDYDFIFTMDQQNQSDVLRMAKAANSQNTPEMIMNLSHPGENISVPDPYYGGTTGFEDVYQMLDESLDVLIEKIENLQ, from the coding sequence ATGAAAAGTGTCATGTTTGTATGTCTGGGAAACATCTGTAGATCCCCTATGGCTCACGGTATTTTTAGAGATAAAGCTCAAAAAAAAGGATTGAAGGTTCATATTGAATCTTCAGGTACATCCGGATTCCATGTTGGTGAACATGCGGACCCCAGGTCCATCAGCACCTTGCGTTCTAAGGGTATTGATATTCTGGACTTAAGATCTCGCAAGTTTGATTTTGTCGATTTCAAAGACTATGATTTTATTTTTACTATGGATCAACAAAATCAAAGTGATGTTTTGAGAATGGCAAAAGCTGCAAATAGTCAAAATACCCCTGAAATGATTATGAATTTGTCCCACCCGGGAGAAAACATATCGGTACCAGATCCATACTATGGCGGAACCACAGGGTTTGAAGATGTATACCAAATGCTAGACGAATCATTAGATGTATTGATCGAAAAAATTGAAAATCTTCAATAG